From the genome of Gryllotalpicola protaetiae:
ACGCGGCGCGCGTCGGCCGGGACGAGCCAGTCGACCGCGTCAGCCGGGTAGCCGGGGCGGGACTCCTCATAGACGTGCGCGGCCGCGTCGAAGCTGCGCGCGTGGTCGTTCTTGCTGGGCTGGCTGTTCGGGGTGTCATTGACCACGGTCACATCCTGCCGTGCGAGCATGGGCGCGTGGCACTGGATTTCACCGCGATCGACTTCGAGACGGCGAACTCCTCAGGTGCGTCCGCCTGCAGCGTCGGGCTCGTGAAGGTGCGCGGCGGCCACGTGGTGGACCGGGCGTACTGGCTGATCCAGCCGCCGGCCGGCCACGACGAGTTCCTCGACTGGAACATCCGCATCCACGGCATTCGCGCCGCCGACGTGCTCGACGCGCTCACCTGGCAGCAGCAGCTGCCCGATCTGCTCGCCTTCGCCGACGGCGACGCGTTCGTGGCGCACAACGCCGGCTTCGACATGGGCGTGATCCGCACGGCGTGCCAGGTCACGGGGCTCGAGGTGCCGGTCGCGACGTATGTCTGCAGCCTGCAGGTCGCCCGCAAGACGTACCACCTCGACTCGTACCGCCTGCCGTCGGCGGCCATGGCGGCCGGATTCGAGGGCTTCGAACACCACAACGCCGCCGCCGACGCCGAGGCCTGCGCCGCGATCATGGTGCACGCCGCGCGCCGCCACGACGTCGACGACGTCATCGCGCTCGCGCGCGCCTGTGCGATCAAGGTCGGCCGGCTCGGCGCGGCCCGCGTCGCCGCGTAGCGGGGCGCCTCGCCGCCGATGTCGGTGGCTGGTTGAAGACTGACCGCATGCCCGCTTTCCTCGCACTTGTCATCGGCCTTTTCGCCGGCGCGCCGATCGGCGCGCTCGCCGTGCTCGTACTGCGGCGGCGCGATGCGGCGGATTCCAGGGCAGGCGACCTGCGCGCCGACCTGGCCGCAGCCGAGGCCACCGTGACCGCGTTGCGCGAGCAGCTCGCCGCCCAGCGCGAGACCGCCGAGCAGCTGCGCGCCGACCAGGCTGCGCGCGAGGCCCGAGAGCGGCAGCAGAACCAGGTGCTGCAGGCACTCGCGCCGGTGCGCGAGACCCTCGGCGCGATGCAGCAGAAGGTGGCAGAGCTCGAACGCGAGCGCTCTGAGCAATACGGCTCGCTCGCCGAGCAGCTGCGGCTCGCGCGGGTCAGCGACGAGCGGCTGCGCACCACGACCGAGTCGC
Proteins encoded in this window:
- a CDS encoding exonuclease domain-containing protein; translation: MALDFTAIDFETANSSGASACSVGLVKVRGGHVVDRAYWLIQPPAGHDEFLDWNIRIHGIRAADVLDALTWQQQLPDLLAFADGDAFVAHNAGFDMGVIRTACQVTGLEVPVATYVCSLQVARKTYHLDSYRLPSAAMAAGFEGFEHHNAAADAEACAAIMVHAARRHDVDDVIALARACAIKVGRLGAARVAA